One window of Chthoniobacterales bacterium genomic DNA carries:
- a CDS encoding amidase encodes MSGGIFESATAIARAIRDRELSVVEVVEAHRRRIEAVNPAINAVCLLTADAALDAARRADAAIARGELLGPLHGVPMTLKDNLNVAGVVTTGGTQGRRNFVPREDSSVMRRLRDAGAILLGRTTTPELTMAYETANLLHGRVNHPLDANLTPGGSSGGAAAILAAGGAAFDIGSDTGGSIRVPSHFCGTAGLKATDGRISKAGHIVPPGAPADLTTQLGPMARTVEDLVLLLPVLSESEVPDPGKVSIGGLRVGFFTSGGLAAPTSEIGEVVNAACRALASAGACVEPVLLPGVEETFDLTLAMWTADGGEAFREVLAASGTTEISPFMEIVLGVCERGKATDVEAVLARWRAFRRRMGEAARAFDVLVSPVCPFPALRHGRSFDDDCFPGFAHTMLHNLTGWPALSVPVAKTAAGLPIGVQVAAAPWREDLVLAAGACVEGCAL; translated from the coding sequence ATGAGCGGCGGGATCTTCGAATCGGCGACGGCGATCGCGCGCGCGATTCGGGATCGGGAACTTTCCGTCGTCGAGGTCGTCGAGGCGCACCGGCGTCGCATCGAGGCAGTGAATCCGGCGATCAATGCCGTATGCCTGCTCACGGCGGATGCGGCTCTCGACGCCGCCCGCCGGGCAGACGCCGCCATCGCGCGCGGCGAACTCCTCGGGCCGCTGCACGGCGTGCCGATGACGCTCAAGGACAACCTCAACGTGGCCGGTGTGGTGACGACCGGCGGCACGCAGGGACGGCGGAATTTCGTGCCGCGCGAGGATTCCTCCGTGATGCGCCGGCTGCGCGACGCCGGGGCGATCCTGCTCGGCCGCACGACCACGCCCGAGCTCACGATGGCCTACGAGACCGCGAATCTCCTGCACGGACGGGTGAACCATCCTCTCGATGCGAACCTCACGCCCGGCGGCAGCAGCGGCGGCGCGGCGGCGATCCTCGCGGCCGGCGGAGCGGCGTTCGACATCGGCAGCGACACGGGCGGGAGCATCCGCGTGCCGTCGCATTTCTGCGGCACGGCGGGGCTGAAGGCGACCGACGGCCGCATTTCCAAGGCCGGCCACATCGTGCCGCCAGGCGCGCCCGCCGACCTCACGACGCAGCTCGGCCCGATGGCGCGCACCGTGGAGGACCTCGTGCTCCTGTTGCCCGTGTTGTCGGAGAGCGAGGTGCCCGATCCGGGAAAAGTCTCGATCGGCGGGCTTCGTGTCGGGTTCTTCACGAGCGGCGGTCTTGCCGCGCCGACGTCCGAGATTGGCGAGGTCGTGAACGCAGCATGCCGGGCACTCGCGTCCGCGGGCGCTTGCGTCGAACCCGTCCTGCTCCCGGGCGTCGAGGAGACCTTCGACCTCACGCTGGCGATGTGGACGGCCGATGGAGGCGAGGCGTTCCGCGAGGTTCTCGCCGCGAGCGGCACGACGGAAATTTCGCCGTTCATGGAAATCGTGCTCGGCGTCTGCGAGCGCGGGAAGGCGACCGATGTCGAAGCCGTGCTTGCCCGGTGGCGCGCCTTCCGGCGGCGCATGGGGGAGGCGGCACGGGCGTTCGACGTGCTCGTTTCGCCGGTCTGTCCGTTTCCTGCGCTCCGGCATGGGCGCTCGTTCGACGATGACTGCTTTCCTGGATTCGCGCACACGATGCTGCACAATCTCACCGGCTGGCCCGCACTTTCGGTTCCCGTGGCGAAGACCGCGGCGGGGCTGCCGATCGGCGTCCAGGTCGCCGCTGCGCCGTGGCGTGAAGATCTCGTTCTGGCTGCCGGTGCGTGCGTCGAGGGCTGTGCGCTGTAA
- a CDS encoding sigma-70 family RNA polymerase sigma factor — protein sequence MESHPSAADPTRWVDDHGDCLFRYAFVRVRTQEVAEDLVQDTLLAAVRTQERFAGRSSERSWLVGILKNKIVDHYRKLGRETTFTDMEFLKDECAHKFVEQGFWNHDRGPHDWKQADEVAHRDEFWQTMRDCMGKLPQRVADVFSLREMEEVPSKEICRMLSITESNLWVMLHRARMALRECLEMNWFDRENPPEGH from the coding sequence ATGGAATCGCACCCGTCCGCTGCCGACCCCACCCGCTGGGTGGATGACCACGGCGACTGCCTGTTTCGCTACGCGTTCGTCCGCGTGCGCACCCAGGAAGTGGCCGAGGATCTCGTGCAGGACACGCTGCTCGCGGCCGTGCGCACGCAGGAGCGCTTCGCCGGACGATCTTCCGAGAGGAGCTGGCTCGTGGGCATTTTGAAGAACAAGATCGTCGATCACTACCGGAAGCTCGGGCGCGAGACGACGTTCACCGACATGGAATTCCTCAAGGACGAGTGCGCGCACAAGTTCGTCGAGCAGGGCTTCTGGAATCACGACCGCGGCCCGCACGACTGGAAGCAGGCCGACGAGGTCGCGCACCGGGACGAGTTCTGGCAGACGATGCGCGACTGCATGGGCAAGCTGCCCCAGCGCGTGGCCGACGTATTTTCGCTGCGCGAGATGGAGGAGGTGCCGAGCAAGGAAATCTGCCGCATGCTGTCCATCACCGAGAGCAATCTCTGGGTGATGCTCCACCGCGCGCGGATGGCGCTGCGCGAGTGCCTGGAGATGAACTGGTTCGATCGCGAGAACCCGCCGGAGGGCCACTGA
- a CDS encoding SDR family oxidoreductase, with translation MTPTTPTFPEPMLPSCPALKLLKGQRALVTGASSGIGKAIAIALGQAGADVVVNYVSNPDDAQAVLDEIARCGCGHGRSYAYRADISKEDEVQAMFADIDAKLGGVDILVNNAGLQSDAAFDEMTLAQWNKVIGVNLTGQFLCTREAVRRFKRQGVNPNVSVAAGKVICISSVHEVIPWAGHVNYAASKGGVMLMMKSVAQEVAPWRIRVNSIAPGAIRTPINMEAWDTPEHYSELLKLIPYKRIGEPHEIGRAAVWLASDESDYVHGITLFVDGGMTLYPGFETGG, from the coding sequence ATGACTCCAACCACACCCACCTTCCCCGAGCCCATGCTCCCCAGCTGCCCGGCCCTCAAGCTCCTCAAGGGCCAGCGCGCCCTCGTCACCGGCGCCAGCTCCGGCATCGGCAAGGCCATTGCCATCGCGCTCGGCCAGGCCGGCGCCGATGTCGTCGTGAACTACGTGTCGAATCCCGACGATGCGCAGGCGGTGCTCGACGAGATCGCCCGCTGCGGCTGCGGCCACGGCCGCTCCTACGCGTATCGCGCCGACATTTCCAAGGAGGACGAGGTGCAGGCGATGTTTGCCGACATCGACGCGAAGCTCGGCGGCGTCGACATCCTCGTGAACAACGCCGGCCTGCAAAGCGACGCCGCGTTCGACGAGATGACGCTCGCGCAGTGGAACAAGGTCATCGGCGTGAACCTCACCGGCCAGTTCCTCTGCACGCGCGAGGCCGTGCGGCGCTTCAAGCGGCAGGGCGTGAACCCCAACGTCTCCGTCGCCGCCGGCAAGGTGATCTGCATCAGCTCCGTCCACGAGGTCATTCCGTGGGCCGGCCACGTGAACTACGCAGCATCGAAGGGCGGCGTGATGCTCATGATGAAGAGCGTCGCGCAGGAGGTCGCGCCCTGGCGCATTCGCGTGAACAGCATCGCCCCCGGCGCCATCCGCACGCCGATCAACATGGAGGCCTGGGACACGCCCGAGCACTACAGCGAACTGCTGAAACTGATCCCCTACAAACGCATCGGCGAGCCGCACGAGATCGGTCGCGCCGCGGTGTGGCTCGCCTCCGACGAATCCGACTACGTGCACGGCATCACGCTCTTCGTCGATGGCGGCATGACGCTCTACCCGGGCTTCGAAACGGGCGGCTAG
- a CDS encoding NAD(P)H-dependent oxidoreductase — protein sequence MTPPKIVALAGSLRTGSFNKLLVGIAAESARAAGAEVTVIDLRDLSLPVFDQDVEDTTGLPDGAKKLKALLRESDGFLIASPEYNSSVTAALKNAIDWASRAETDDEPPLAAFRGKAAAIMAASPGGLGGIRGLVHLRAILGNIGVHVLPDQVTISSAHEVFQGGKLVDERKGKQIAALATQLVEFAKKHRA from the coding sequence ATGACTCCTCCGAAAATCGTCGCTCTCGCCGGCAGCCTTCGCACCGGATCGTTCAACAAACTCCTCGTGGGCATCGCCGCCGAGTCCGCCCGCGCGGCCGGCGCCGAGGTCACCGTCATCGATCTGCGAGACCTCTCACTGCCCGTGTTCGATCAGGATGTCGAGGACACCACCGGGCTGCCGGATGGCGCAAAGAAATTGAAGGCCCTCCTGCGCGAGAGCGACGGCTTCCTCATCGCCTCGCCGGAATACAACAGCTCGGTGACCGCCGCGCTGAAGAACGCGATCGACTGGGCGTCGCGCGCCGAGACGGACGACGAGCCGCCGCTCGCGGCATTTCGCGGCAAGGCGGCGGCGATCATGGCCGCGTCGCCGGGCGGCCTCGGCGGCATTCGCGGCCTCGTGCACCTGCGCGCGATCCTTGGGAACATCGGCGTCCACGTGCTGCCGGACCAGGTCACCATCTCCTCGGCGCATGAGGTCTTCCAGGGCGGCAAGCTCGTCGACGAGCGCAAGGGCAAGCAGATCGCCGCGCTCGCCACGCAGCTCGTCGAGTTCGCGAAAAAGCACCGCGCGTGA
- a CDS encoding GNAT family N-acyltransferase, protein MKTLAAPRYATRLATTHREVEAALRLRYEVFNLELNEGLESSHATGQDEDAFDPVCDHLLVTDETTGAVVGTYRMQTGPMARQHLGYYSEQEFDFAPYEPIRPELVELGRACVHRDHRTLRVVSLLWRGIADYAAAHHARYLIGCSSLTSQDAALGHATFHQLAKSHLAAPDLRTTPLPEYTLPPAEPPPACPAPPKLLRAYLSLGAKICGPPAIDRAFRTIDFLTLMDCRALPAIVTEHFRPA, encoded by the coding sequence ATGAAAACGCTCGCCGCCCCACGTTACGCCACCCGCCTCGCCACCACGCACCGCGAGGTCGAGGCCGCCCTGCGGCTCCGCTACGAAGTCTTCAACCTCGAGCTGAACGAGGGGCTCGAATCCTCCCACGCCACCGGCCAGGACGAGGACGCCTTCGACCCCGTCTGCGACCACCTCCTCGTCACCGACGAGACGACTGGCGCCGTCGTCGGCACCTACCGCATGCAGACCGGCCCCATGGCCCGCCAGCACCTCGGCTACTACAGCGAGCAAGAGTTCGACTTCGCGCCCTACGAGCCCATCCGCCCCGAGCTCGTCGAACTCGGCCGCGCCTGCGTCCACCGCGACCACCGCACGCTCCGCGTCGTCAGCCTCCTCTGGCGCGGCATTGCCGACTACGCCGCCGCTCACCACGCCCGCTACCTCATCGGCTGCAGCTCGCTCACGTCGCAGGACGCCGCCCTCGGCCATGCCACCTTTCACCAGCTCGCGAAGAGCCACCTCGCCGCTCCCGATCTGCGCACGACACCGCTCCCGGAATACACCCTCCCGCCCGCCGAGCCGCCCCCAGCCTGCCCCGCGCCGCCCAAACTCCTCCGCGCCTACCTCAGCCTCGGTGCAAAAATCTGCGGCCCGCCCGCCATCGATCGCGCCTTCCGGACGATCGACTTCCTCACGTTGATGGATTGCCGGGCGCTTCCCGCAATCGTGACCGAGCATTTCCGTCCCGCATGA
- a CDS encoding lysophospholipid acyltransferase family protein: MSFLRAATRLLLLTGLVLASLPAGFGDRPSAQRARWMQRLSRRILRVLGATVEIRGEIPSHGLVVSNHLGYLDVFVIGSVVPAIFVAKSDVRDWPVVGLLCQLAGTLFVDRDRRLSVSANLPAIRAALDSGLPVVIFPEGTSSDGATVLPFKASLLGAGKGHLSTPAAIAYDLPGGSVADELCYWRDMTFGPHFWNVLGKRGFRARLHFGPQRPPAANRKILAQELHAEIAVLRNSAR; encoded by the coding sequence ATGAGCTTCCTTCGCGCTGCGACCCGCCTTCTCCTTCTCACCGGCCTCGTGCTGGCAAGCCTGCCTGCCGGATTTGGAGATCGCCCATCGGCCCAGCGAGCCCGCTGGATGCAGCGCCTCAGCCGGCGCATTCTCCGAGTGCTCGGCGCCACGGTTGAAATCCGCGGCGAAATCCCGTCCCACGGCCTCGTCGTCTCCAACCACCTCGGCTACCTCGACGTCTTCGTCATTGGCTCCGTCGTTCCGGCCATCTTCGTCGCGAAAAGCGACGTCCGCGACTGGCCAGTCGTCGGCCTGCTCTGCCAGCTCGCGGGCACCCTCTTCGTCGACCGCGACCGTCGCCTTTCGGTGAGCGCGAACCTCCCGGCGATCCGCGCCGCGCTGGATTCCGGCCTCCCCGTCGTCATCTTCCCCGAGGGCACGAGCAGCGATGGCGCCACCGTCCTTCCCTTCAAGGCCTCCCTTCTGGGAGCGGGAAAGGGTCACCTCTCGACTCCCGCCGCAATCGCCTACGACCTTCCCGGCGGATCCGTCGCGGACGAGCTTTGCTACTGGCGCGACATGACCTTCGGCCCGCATTTCTGGAACGTTCTCGGCAAGCGCGGCTTCCGCGCCCGCCTGCACTTCGGTCCGCAACGACCGCCCGCCGCAAATCGGAAAATCCTGGCGCAGGAACTCCACGCCGAGATCGCCGTTCTCCGGAACTCGGCAAGGTAG
- a CDS encoding lysophospholipid acyltransferase family protein has protein sequence MPTVRAETTAPVVADALSWRKLTEYLRQLTVLGLFFLINVTFSPPCLLLSLIFGDRIPCSVGQRLIARLIRFWLGFARRVNAIQVDFPDAEKLENLRGVIVAPNHPSLIDAIILLAVLPRAVCVMRADLALNPVFGGMSRMAGFVPNDRGRLLVRGGLEKVRRGENLLIFPEGTRTRTRAVNPFKKGFALIARNAGAPIQTILIEREGLYLSKKVSLLDRASLPVRFRLHLGDVIHPEAGESATELARRVERYFEERIENVGADIRLAR, from the coding sequence ATGCCCACGGTTCGCGCCGAAACCACCGCTCCGGTCGTTGCCGACGCGCTTTCCTGGCGAAAGCTCACCGAATATCTGCGGCAGTTGACCGTGCTGGGCCTGTTTTTCCTCATCAATGTCACGTTCAGCCCGCCCTGCCTGCTGCTTTCCCTGATCTTCGGAGATCGGATTCCCTGCTCCGTTGGCCAGCGATTGATCGCGCGACTTATCCGTTTTTGGCTCGGCTTTGCCAGGCGCGTGAACGCAATTCAGGTCGATTTTCCGGACGCGGAGAAGCTGGAAAACCTGCGCGGGGTCATCGTTGCGCCCAATCACCCCAGCCTGATCGACGCCATCATCCTGCTCGCGGTGCTGCCGCGGGCGGTTTGCGTGATGCGGGCCGACCTGGCGCTCAATCCCGTCTTCGGCGGCATGTCGAGGATGGCCGGATTCGTTCCGAACGACCGCGGCCGATTGCTCGTGCGAGGCGGCCTGGAGAAAGTTCGGCGGGGAGAGAATCTGCTGATCTTCCCGGAGGGCACGCGCACCCGCACGCGCGCGGTGAACCCGTTCAAGAAGGGCTTTGCGCTGATTGCCCGCAACGCCGGGGCGCCGATCCAGACCATTCTCATCGAGCGCGAGGGGCTTTACCTGTCGAAGAAAGTGTCGCTGCTCGACCGGGCGTCCCTGCCGGTGCGGTTCCGGCTGCATCTCGGTGATGTCATTCATCCGGAGGCCGGAGAAAGCGCCACGGAGCTGGCCCGGAGGGTCGAACGGTATTTCGAGGAGCGCATCGAGAACGTCGGAGCGGATATCCGGCTGGCGCGGTAA
- a CDS encoding NAD(P)/FAD-dependent oxidoreductase codes for MLYDVIIIGGALSGGSAAMLLLRKNPALRVLIVEKSPRFTRKVGEATVEVSGYFLTRGLGLTQFLNETQLAKQGLRFWFANDDVRTLPEASEIGPRYQVRLPSFQVDRSVLDEEVLRRAVDAGATLLRPANVTDVVLEAGGVQSVTVRHGETTETFSARWVVDASGVACLLARKQGWWRTNAEHPTAACWGRWRGVKDWDGLELATKYPEWASATHGFRNTATNHVVGDGWWSWWIPLKGGDVSVGVVFDQRLVEWPQGEGNLAGRLKDFLFRHPVAREMLADAELIEGDVHWRRNLAYSSETYAGDGYVLVGDAAAFLDPFYSPGMDWISFTSTSAVDLIDAQMRGEAMAPRLKKYNRDFSRSYQRWFAALYKDKYEYIGEFDLVKLAFLLDLGLYYIGVVAKPFKEGLAALHCPPFSGVTSHSAYHVMRTYNRRFAAIARSRRERGRFGRMNCGMRHLAAGYTLAPGDIRLLIRPLLAWARLEIAEGWRSWWRAPEKEESPAYSAAKPAT; via the coding sequence ATGCTGTATGATGTCATTATCATCGGCGGAGCGCTGTCCGGTGGCTCTGCGGCGATGCTGCTCCTGCGGAAAAATCCCGCTCTGCGCGTTTTGATCGTGGAGAAATCGCCTCGCTTCACCCGCAAGGTCGGTGAGGCCACGGTGGAGGTGAGCGGCTATTTTCTCACCCGCGGGCTCGGTCTCACGCAATTTCTCAACGAGACGCAGCTCGCCAAGCAGGGGCTGCGGTTCTGGTTCGCAAACGACGATGTCCGCACGCTGCCCGAGGCGAGTGAGATCGGGCCCCGCTACCAGGTGCGGCTGCCGTCGTTCCAGGTCGATCGCTCCGTGCTCGACGAGGAAGTCCTGCGTCGCGCGGTGGACGCCGGGGCGACGCTGCTGCGCCCGGCGAACGTCACGGACGTCGTGCTCGAGGCTGGCGGCGTGCAATCCGTCACCGTCCGCCACGGCGAGACGACGGAGACCTTCTCGGCCCGCTGGGTGGTCGATGCCTCCGGGGTGGCCTGTCTGCTGGCTCGCAAGCAGGGTTGGTGGCGGACGAATGCGGAGCATCCGACGGCGGCCTGCTGGGGCCGGTGGCGCGGGGTGAAGGACTGGGACGGGCTCGAGCTGGCGACGAAATATCCCGAGTGGGCCTCGGCGACGCACGGCTTTCGCAACACGGCGACGAATCACGTGGTCGGCGACGGCTGGTGGAGCTGGTGGATTCCGCTCAAGGGCGGCGATGTGAGCGTCGGCGTCGTGTTCGATCAGCGCCTTGTCGAATGGCCGCAGGGCGAGGGAAATCTGGCCGGGCGTCTGAAGGATTTCCTGTTCCGGCATCCGGTCGCGCGAGAGATGCTTGCCGATGCCGAGCTCATCGAGGGCGACGTCCACTGGCGCCGGAATCTCGCCTACTCCAGCGAGACGTATGCCGGTGATGGCTATGTGCTGGTCGGCGATGCGGCGGCGTTTCTCGATCCCTTCTACAGCCCGGGCATGGACTGGATTTCCTTCACCTCGACAAGCGCAGTCGACCTCATCGACGCGCAGATGCGGGGTGAGGCGATGGCGCCGCGATTGAAGAAATACAACCGCGATTTCTCGAGGAGCTACCAGCGGTGGTTCGCCGCGCTCTACAAGGACAAATACGAATACATCGGCGAGTTCGACCTCGTGAAACTGGCCTTCCTGCTCGACCTCGGCCTTTACTACATCGGCGTGGTGGCCAAGCCCTTCAAGGAAGGCCTCGCCGCGCTGCACTGTCCGCCGTTCTCCGGCGTGACGTCGCATTCGGCCTACCACGTGATGCGCACCTACAACCGTCGCTTTGCGGCGATCGCTCGCAGCCGGCGCGAACGCGGCCGCTTTGGCCGGATGAATTGCGGCATGCGGCACCTCGCCGCCGGCTATACGCTCGCGCCCGGCGACATCCGCTTGCTGATCCGTCCGCTGCTTGCCTGGGCGCGCCTCGAGATCGCCGAAGGCTGGCGCAGCTGGTGGCGCGCGCCCGAGAAGGAAGAATCCCCCGCCTATTCCGCCGCAAAACCGGCGACCTAG
- a CDS encoding outer membrane lipoprotein carrier protein LolA — protein sequence MRKFLLIAPLCLLGMSARAEEIPAAAMAPIKRWIAQQADIRTLSADFVQTRRLRVLRDPVARPGQFWFATPGSFRWQLGNPPETIALRRKDAVYLISVKGRKFSRQNPAAMAAKSGMRDMPMMEFPMATDYADFAKRFEVRSIRVDGGLCTANILPRDASARKFLQKVEVVFDTNTGNMHAFEVAFRDGSALRNEFSNVQVNRRIDPETFSFDLTGYTEIRGKD from the coding sequence ATGCGCAAATTCCTCCTGATCGCCCCTCTTTGTCTGCTCGGAATGAGCGCCCGCGCGGAGGAGATCCCGGCCGCCGCGATGGCTCCGATCAAGCGCTGGATTGCGCAGCAGGCCGACATTCGCACGCTCTCCGCCGACTTCGTCCAGACCCGCCGCCTGCGCGTGCTGCGCGACCCCGTGGCGCGCCCCGGCCAATTCTGGTTTGCGACACCCGGCAGCTTCCGCTGGCAGCTCGGCAACCCGCCCGAGACGATCGCCCTGCGCCGCAAGGACGCCGTGTATCTGATCTCCGTGAAGGGGCGCAAATTCTCACGGCAGAATCCCGCCGCGATGGCCGCGAAGAGCGGGATGCGGGACATGCCGATGATGGAGTTTCCCATGGCGACGGACTACGCCGACTTTGCGAAGCGCTTCGAGGTGCGCAGCATCAGGGTCGACGGCGGCCTCTGCACGGCGAACATCCTCCCTCGCGACGCCAGTGCGCGCAAATTTCTTCAGAAGGTCGAGGTCGTCTTCGACACGAACACGGGCAACATGCACGCCTTCGAGGTCGCCTTCCGCGACGGCTCCGCCCTGCGCAACGAGTTCTCCAACGTGCAGGTGAATCGCCGGATCGACCCGGAGACCTTCTCGTTCGACCTCACCGGCTACACCGAGATCCGTGGGAAAGATTAA
- a CDS encoding MMPL family transporter, whose amino-acid sequence MGKIKLLLALVLLAVVGVGLSRISFNVDILKLLPGNLTQVRGLSLFLEHFALPNELLITVEGDDANDVETATTALAAKLRTQPALVKRAVDTAPWESHPEDLAELIAYLLLNQPPARIAELTHRLAPAEAPRIAQAAVETLSESMAPADIAMLGYDPFGLGASLFSSGLIPEDMKSEFSSADGKFRVVYVEAAKPIENYEDAIEWIGKIRKLAEEGVAGQPVKLGFTGQPAFVADISGTMKWDMISSSCVTMLVIGFIFWLCYRRVRPLLDLLLMLVIVFVVSMGIAGLFLHELTIIGVGFASIMIGLSVDYGYLVYQKSLHQQGTLRDLQWDSFRNILWTAGTTAAAFFALNLSSLPGLSQLGNLVGIGVIVGAVVMILIFARITQMWKKSVPAPTFVERAFHTPAFLRAGAWVTGLVLVALAVTLVIKGPPPVDSSAGTLRPRHSGAYDAMDQLYAKLADDRDLLSLLVTGATEEEVFTRLEKADAQLQAARARGEIRSYHTALPLWPHLANQRANLPVLGALAAEAPRLEQTLADAGFAPEAFGLTRAILDRWATWAKQTPPIWPGNAASQWIMRRAASRTAGESVALGIVRATPGDEDKVVREIQTEGVYLVSWGQLGAELQRVVPGEFLKLIGGLVGIVLVLLLIGFRSLRDVGLLVFSMALVFVALAGAMRVFDLSWNFFNMAALLLLLGTGIDYGILMLLALRRNGGDVPEAQRTIGLVVALCAAAAAAGFGTIGWANNRGLASLGVTCALGLALDALISIFLLPVLWRMIHPARRA is encoded by the coding sequence GTGGGAAAGATTAAGCTTCTCCTCGCGCTTGTCCTGCTGGCGGTCGTCGGCGTCGGTCTGTCCCGGATCAGCTTCAACGTCGACATCCTGAAGCTTCTGCCGGGCAACCTCACGCAGGTTCGCGGCCTCTCGCTTTTCCTCGAGCATTTCGCGCTGCCGAACGAACTCCTCATCACCGTCGAAGGCGATGACGCGAATGACGTCGAGACGGCCACCACCGCGCTCGCCGCCAAGCTCCGCACCCAGCCCGCGCTGGTGAAGCGCGCCGTCGACACCGCGCCGTGGGAATCCCACCCCGAGGACCTCGCGGAGCTCATCGCCTACCTGCTCCTCAATCAGCCGCCGGCCAGGATCGCGGAACTCACCCACCGCCTCGCGCCCGCCGAGGCCCCGCGAATCGCCCAGGCCGCGGTCGAGACGCTCAGTGAATCGATGGCGCCCGCGGATATTGCGATGCTCGGTTACGATCCCTTTGGCCTTGGCGCCTCGCTCTTCAGCTCTGGCCTCATCCCGGAAGACATGAAGTCGGAATTCTCGTCCGCCGACGGGAAGTTCCGCGTCGTCTACGTCGAGGCGGCGAAGCCGATCGAGAACTACGAGGACGCCATCGAATGGATCGGAAAGATCAGGAAGCTCGCCGAGGAAGGCGTCGCCGGGCAGCCCGTGAAGCTCGGATTCACCGGCCAGCCGGCCTTCGTGGCCGACATTTCCGGCACGATGAAGTGGGACATGATCTCGTCGTCGTGCGTCACGATGCTCGTGATCGGTTTCATCTTCTGGCTGTGCTACCGCCGCGTGAGGCCACTGCTCGACCTGCTGCTCATGCTCGTCATCGTATTCGTCGTCTCGATGGGCATCGCCGGCCTGTTTCTCCATGAACTCACGATCATCGGCGTGGGATTTGCCTCGATCATGATCGGGCTGAGCGTCGACTACGGCTACCTCGTCTATCAAAAATCCCTCCACCAGCAGGGCACCCTGCGCGACCTGCAATGGGACTCGTTCCGGAACATTCTCTGGACCGCCGGCACCACCGCCGCCGCGTTCTTCGCCCTGAACCTCAGCAGCCTGCCGGGGCTTTCCCAGCTCGGGAATCTCGTGGGCATCGGCGTGATCGTCGGCGCGGTCGTGATGATTCTCATTTTCGCGCGCATCACCCAGATGTGGAAGAAATCCGTGCCGGCGCCCACGTTCGTCGAGCGCGCGTTCCACACTCCTGCTTTTCTGCGAGCCGGCGCCTGGGTGACGGGGCTCGTGCTCGTCGCGCTCGCCGTCACGCTCGTGATCAAGGGCCCGCCGCCCGTCGATTCCTCCGCCGGCACGCTGCGCCCCCGACACAGCGGCGCCTACGACGCGATGGACCAGCTCTACGCGAAGCTCGCCGACGACCGCGATCTGCTCAGCCTGCTCGTGACGGGCGCCACCGAGGAGGAAGTCTTTACGCGACTGGAAAAAGCCGACGCCCAGCTCCAGGCCGCCCGGGCGCGTGGTGAGATTCGCAGCTACCACACCGCCCTCCCGCTCTGGCCGCATCTCGCGAACCAGCGCGCGAATCTTCCCGTGCTCGGCGCGCTCGCCGCGGAGGCACCCCGCCTCGAACAAACGCTCGCCGACGCCGGATTCGCGCCGGAGGCCTTCGGTCTTACGCGCGCCATCCTCGATCGATGGGCGACATGGGCAAAACAGACGCCGCCCATCTGGCCGGGCAATGCCGCGAGCCAATGGATCATGCGCCGCGCCGCCAGCCGCACCGCGGGCGAATCCGTCGCGCTCGGCATCGTTCGCGCAACACCGGGCGACGAGGACAAGGTCGTCCGCGAGATTCAGACGGAAGGCGTTTATCTCGTGAGCTGGGGCCAGCTCGGGGCGGAACTCCAGCGCGTGGTGCCCGGCGAATTCCTCAAGCTCATCGGCGGCCTCGTCGGAATCGTGCTCGTGCTGCTGCTCATCGGCTTCCGCAGCCTCCGCGATGTCGGCCTGCTCGTCTTCTCGATGGCGCTCGTTTTCGTGGCCCTCGCCGGCGCGATGCGCGTCTTCGACCTGAGCTGGAATTTCTTCAACATGGCCGCCCTGCTGCTCCTGCTCGGCACAGGCATCGACTACGGCATCCTCATGCTGCTGGCCCTGCGCCGGAACGGCGGGGACGTGCCCGAAGCGCAGCGCACGATCGGCCTCGTGGTCGCCCTGTGCGCGGCGGCGGCTGCCGCGGGATTCGGCACGATCGGCTGGGCAAACAACCGCGGCCTCGCCAGCCTCGGCGTGACCTGCGCACTCGGTCTCGCGCTCGACGCGCTCATCTCGATCTTCCTGCTCCCGGTGCTCTGGCGGATGATCCACCCGGCCCGGCGCGCCTAA